From the Acidobacteriota bacterium genome, one window contains:
- a CDS encoding ATP-dependent helicase C-terminal domain-containing protein encodes MSPIPLPVDAFIDPIREALNRHRAAVLTAAPGAGKTTRVPPALVDQGRVLLLQPRRVAARAMARRIADERGWTLGREVGWHIRFEKKAASDTQLLVVTEGILTAYLQDDPLLSDVTTLVVDEFHERSIHADLGLALARQAWLARPELRILVMSATLDTAPVARFLGGCPVIDVPGTLHPLSISYASGQSVATALDELLPVTRGNALCFLPGAGEIARAIRETEPVAARHGVELLSLHGSMDAAGQDAALSPSSKRRVILATNIAETSLTVPDVSIVIDTGLHKVARYNGERGVDSLTLERITTDSADQRAGRAGRLGPGTVTRLWDQRDRLRPHREPEVQRIDLAQPVLSILGWGGDPATFEWFERPSDDRLAVAVTLLERLGLVRDGRATEDARLLRRLPLHPRLARILVDGLGSFEAAAACAWLSEPGRTEGGHQTTSCDLLPILDAWARMPFHLKRIADNLERSAAGVLGNRQARHIDETAFRRAVLAGYPDRVAKRRSADRVTLATGHGAVMGSESGVREGDWLVALDVTAGSVRLKADATLTTEATVRSACRIEAEWLGPTRSEVIHSIDISGVVRAHATDWYDALVLRERHVAIDPVIASQMLAQAWCNREHDADTERLVRRATFAGHSLDLSGLAVLAAAGANNLKGLDIAAQLPWATKQAIERDAPDSLAVPSGRSMRLDYAADGTVSVAVKLQELFGLAETPKLGPKRIPVTFHLLAPNARPVQSTQDLKSFWATTYQEVRKELRGRYPRHPWPEDPWTATPTHRTTKRLRQGNRS; translated from the coding sequence GTGTCGCCGATCCCCCTCCCCGTCGATGCATTCATCGACCCCATTCGTGAGGCGCTCAACCGTCATCGGGCCGCGGTCCTGACGGCGGCGCCTGGAGCCGGCAAGACGACGAGGGTGCCGCCGGCGCTGGTGGACCAGGGCCGGGTGCTGTTGCTGCAGCCGCGACGGGTGGCGGCGCGGGCCATGGCGCGTCGCATTGCCGACGAGCGCGGCTGGACGCTGGGCCGGGAAGTGGGCTGGCACATCCGCTTCGAGAAGAAGGCCGCCTCCGACACACAGCTCCTGGTCGTGACCGAGGGCATTCTGACCGCCTACCTGCAGGACGACCCGTTGCTGAGCGATGTCACGACGCTCGTCGTGGACGAGTTTCACGAGCGCAGCATTCACGCCGACCTCGGGCTCGCCCTGGCGCGACAGGCGTGGCTGGCGCGGCCGGAGCTGCGGATCCTGGTGATGTCGGCAACCCTCGACACGGCGCCGGTCGCGCGTTTCCTGGGCGGCTGCCCGGTGATCGACGTGCCCGGAACCTTGCATCCCCTCTCAATTTCGTACGCCTCAGGACAGTCTGTCGCCACGGCCCTCGATGAACTACTGCCGGTCACCCGCGGCAATGCGCTCTGCTTTCTGCCAGGCGCCGGCGAAATTGCCCGCGCGATACGCGAAACCGAGCCGGTGGCGGCCCGGCACGGCGTCGAACTGCTGTCGCTCCACGGCTCAATGGACGCCGCCGGGCAGGACGCTGCCTTGTCGCCCAGCTCGAAGCGGCGCGTGATTCTCGCGACCAACATCGCAGAGACCTCCCTGACCGTGCCCGACGTCTCGATCGTGATCGACACCGGGCTGCACAAGGTCGCCCGTTACAACGGCGAACGCGGGGTTGACAGCCTGACGCTGGAGCGGATCACGACCGATTCCGCGGATCAGCGCGCCGGCCGCGCCGGACGGCTCGGTCCGGGAACCGTGACGCGGCTCTGGGACCAGCGCGATCGCCTGCGGCCCCACCGGGAGCCCGAGGTGCAGCGCATCGACCTGGCGCAGCCGGTGCTGTCGATCCTGGGATGGGGCGGCGACCCCGCGACCTTCGAGTGGTTCGAGCGACCTTCGGACGATCGCCTGGCGGTTGCGGTCACGCTGCTCGAGCGGCTCGGTCTCGTGCGCGATGGCCGCGCCACCGAGGACGCGCGGTTGCTGCGGCGCCTGCCCTTGCACCCGCGACTGGCCCGCATCCTGGTCGATGGCCTCGGCTCGTTCGAGGCGGCGGCAGCCTGTGCGTGGCTCTCGGAGCCGGGTCGAACCGAGGGTGGCCACCAAACGACCTCTTGCGACCTGCTGCCCATTCTCGACGCCTGGGCCCGCATGCCGTTTCACCTGAAGCGCATCGCCGACAACCTGGAACGCAGTGCCGCCGGGGTGTTGGGCAACCGCCAAGCCAGGCACATCGACGAAACCGCGTTCCGGCGAGCGGTGCTGGCGGGCTATCCCGACCGGGTGGCGAAGCGACGAAGTGCAGACCGTGTCACGCTCGCGACCGGCCATGGCGCGGTGATGGGCAGCGAGAGCGGTGTTCGTGAGGGCGACTGGCTGGTGGCGTTGGATGTCACTGCTGGCTCGGTCCGCCTAAAGGCGGACGCTACATTGACGACCGAAGCCACGGTTCGGTCCGCATGCCGGATCGAAGCCGAGTGGCTCGGCCCGACTCGAAGCGAAGTAATCCACAGCATTGACATCAGCGGTGTCGTCCGTGCTCACGCCACCGACTGGTACGACGCGCTGGTGCTGCGAGAGCGTCACGTCGCCATCGACCCCGTGATCGCTTCGCAGATGCTGGCTCAGGCGTGGTGCAACCGCGAACACGATGCTGACACCGAGCGATTAGTCCGACGCGCCACTTTCGCGGGACACTCGCTGGACTTGTCAGGACTGGCGGTGCTGGCGGCAGCGGGAGCGAACAACCTCAAGGGTCTGGACATCGCTGCCCAACTGCCATGGGCGACCAAACAGGCCATCGAGCGCGACGCGCCCGACAGTCTCGCGGTGCCAAGCGGACGCTCGATGCGGCTCGACTACGCCGCCGACGGCACCGTGTCGGTCGCGGTGAAACTACAGGAGCTATTCGGTCTCGCCGAAACACCCAAGCTTGGACCGAAGCGGATCCCGGTGACGTTTCATCTGCTCGCGCCGAACGCGCGGCCGGTGCAATCGACACAAGACCTCAAGAGCTTCTGGGCCACGACGTATCAGGAGGTCCGCAAGGAACTGCGCGGCCGGTATCCACGGCACCCCTGGCCGGAAGATCCCTGGACCGCAACCCCAACACACAGAACGACGAAGCGGTTGCGCCAAGGGAACAGGAGCTAA
- a CDS encoding redoxin family protein, with protein sequence MLLHLALALQLAAVADLTGKAVDPLVRPAGQGASVLIFVTTDCPISNRYAPEIQDLAAKFATRGFAFTLVYPAATDTPAVIGEHMKKFGYAIPAVRDTAQELVKHTGVKVTPEVAVIGAGGQVLYRGRIDDRYIDFGKDRPQPTERTLERALEAVVQGKPVAVRETQAVGCFLGDLIK encoded by the coding sequence ATGTTGCTCCACCTCGCTCTGGCTCTACAGTTGGCGGCTGTCGCCGATTTGACGGGCAAGGCCGTCGATCCACTCGTCCGGCCAGCCGGTCAGGGCGCCAGCGTCCTGATCTTTGTGACCACCGACTGCCCGATCTCCAATCGCTACGCGCCAGAGATCCAGGACCTCGCGGCGAAGTTCGCGACGCGGGGCTTTGCCTTCACGCTGGTGTATCCGGCGGCCACCGATACGCCCGCGGTAATCGGCGAACACATGAAGAAGTTTGGCTATGCCATCCCCGCCGTGCGCGATACCGCACAGGAGTTGGTGAAGCACACCGGGGTGAAGGTGACACCGGAGGTGGCCGTCATCGGCGCCGGCGGACAGGTGTTGTACCGGGGCCGGATCGACGACCGCTACATTGATTTCGGCAAGGACCGGCCGCAGCCCACCGAACGCACGCTGGAACGCGCGCTCGAGGCCGTTGTGCAAGGCAAGCCGGTTGCCGTGCGCGAGACACAAGCTGTGGGATGTTTCCTGGGGGATCTAATCAAGTGA
- a CDS encoding TlpA disulfide reductase family protein: MTRILPALLLSLIVASSSFAQDAAKPAAPPQTIVQKVRAAIGENDFVKAEKLVLDDMAANGTTPIAIEAFSWLGRGAVAAKNYDAAMTYAARTYEIVEEQLKTRKLDDEARLPIALGAAIEVTALASAGQGRRSEAVLYLRRELDTYQDTSIVERLNKNVNLLSLEGSTAFPVDSPKWIGAAPPAMAALKGKPVILYLWAHWCPDCKAQGPVLATLLEKYKSTGLTLVAPTKFYGYVAKRQPAGPDEELTYLTGVRDSDYPWMKNIPVPISEQIFAQYGVSTTPTLVLIDRAGNVSKYNPGQLTMEQLEPLVQKIVAPMGSAR; the protein is encoded by the coding sequence ATGACCCGCATACTCCCGGCGCTGCTCTTGTCTCTGATTGTCGCCTCGTCTTCTTTCGCGCAAGACGCTGCGAAGCCTGCCGCGCCGCCGCAGACGATCGTCCAGAAAGTGCGCGCGGCCATCGGCGAGAACGACTTCGTCAAGGCCGAGAAGCTGGTGCTCGACGACATGGCCGCCAACGGCACGACGCCAATCGCCATCGAAGCTTTTTCGTGGCTCGGCCGCGGCGCGGTCGCCGCCAAGAACTACGACGCGGCCATGACCTATGCCGCCCGCACCTACGAAATCGTCGAGGAGCAACTGAAGACGCGGAAACTGGACGATGAGGCGCGGTTGCCGATTGCCCTGGGCGCGGCCATCGAAGTGACCGCGCTCGCCTCGGCAGGACAGGGCCGCCGTTCCGAGGCCGTCCTCTACCTGCGCCGCGAACTCGACACCTACCAGGACACGTCGATCGTCGAACGCCTCAACAAGAACGTCAACCTGCTGAGCCTCGAGGGCTCGACGGCGTTTCCCGTGGACAGCCCGAAGTGGATTGGCGCGGCGCCGCCGGCGATGGCGGCGCTCAAGGGCAAGCCGGTGATCCTCTACCTGTGGGCGCACTGGTGCCCCGACTGCAAGGCCCAGGGGCCGGTCCTCGCAACACTGCTGGAGAAGTACAAGAGCACCGGCTTGACGCTGGTGGCGCCGACCAAGTTCTACGGCTACGTCGCCAAGCGCCAGCCGGCCGGTCCGGACGAGGAGCTGACCTATCTCACGGGTGTCCGCGACAGCGACTACCCGTGGATGAAGAACATCCCGGTGCCAATCAGCGAGCAGATTTTCGCGCAGTACGGCGTCTCGACGACGCCCACGCTGGTGCTGATTGATCGGGCGGGCAACGTCTCGAAGTACAACCCGGGGCAGTTGACCATGGAGCAGTTGGAGCCGCTGGTTCAGAAGATTGTCGCGCCGATGGGATCCGCTCGCTGA
- a CDS encoding transferrin receptor-like dimerization domain-containing protein, with product MPRSLRTFALVAVLALVLVQLPVTAQSPGLRGFPDDAVAAQRAREAQFRKIPDAARLKEYMEAMAGESHVAGQPSSKKVAEYALARFTSFGLDARIEEFEAMMPWPVETSVELVAPVKHSLLLKEPVLPEDPDSGDQTPVYNAYSADGDVTGEVVYVNYGMPADYERLKELGISVKGKIVLARYGAGWRGIKPKVAYENGAIGCLIYSDPRDDGYFQGEVYPNGPYRPEFGAQRGSVMDMPIHPGDPLTPGWGSEAGGKKLRMEESQTIMKIPVLPIGYGDALPILKQLKGPVAPVEWRGALPVTYHLGPGPAQLHMKLSFEWKNRPLYNVMVTIPGTTRVDEWVIFGNHHDAWVMGADDPISGASSLMETARGLGELLKTGWRPSRTIKIALWDGEEWGLLGSTEWAEKNNAELKQKAAVYINTDGTGKGWLNAGGSHGLQQFLGEVAKEIMDPRTGKPVFDEGRRRAILGHPESERKAAEADPSFRIAPLGSGSDFTPFLQHLTLSSLNVSFGGESPGGVYHSAYDTIKWYQTYSDTDYSYGRTLAQLTGTLILRLADAPVLPFQFTDTADTLMRYVVELEALAATKKESNVDLRQVRSAVEKLRDAGRAFEKAYGSLGRANTQALQARKDLQALNQLLITSERKLGNTEGLPRREWFKHQIYAPGFYTGYGVKTMPQIREGLEEGRFTEAQGGVRTVSSAVNALAAQVEEATKALQQAVK from the coding sequence ATGCCCCGCTCCCTACGCACGTTTGCACTGGTGGCCGTCCTGGCCCTGGTTCTTGTTCAGCTGCCTGTCACCGCGCAGTCGCCGGGTCTTCGCGGATTTCCAGACGATGCCGTCGCCGCGCAGCGGGCGCGCGAGGCGCAGTTCAGGAAGATCCCCGACGCGGCGCGGCTCAAGGAGTACATGGAGGCCATGGCCGGCGAGTCGCACGTGGCCGGTCAGCCGTCTTCGAAGAAGGTGGCCGAGTACGCGCTGGCCAGGTTCACGTCGTTCGGCCTCGACGCGCGCATCGAAGAGTTCGAGGCGATGATGCCGTGGCCCGTGGAAACGAGCGTTGAGCTGGTGGCGCCGGTCAAGCATTCGCTGCTGCTCAAGGAGCCGGTGCTGCCGGAAGATCCCGACTCTGGCGACCAGACGCCCGTCTACAACGCCTATTCGGCCGATGGCGACGTGACCGGCGAAGTGGTCTACGTGAACTACGGCATGCCGGCCGATTACGAGCGACTGAAGGAGCTTGGCATCAGCGTCAAGGGCAAGATCGTGCTGGCACGCTACGGCGCCGGCTGGCGCGGCATCAAGCCCAAGGTGGCGTATGAGAATGGCGCCATCGGTTGCCTGATCTATTCCGATCCTCGAGACGATGGCTACTTCCAGGGCGAGGTCTATCCGAACGGTCCTTATCGCCCCGAGTTCGGCGCGCAGCGCGGCAGTGTGATGGACATGCCGATTCACCCGGGCGATCCTCTCACTCCCGGCTGGGGCAGCGAGGCCGGCGGCAAGAAGCTCCGGATGGAGGAATCGCAGACCATCATGAAGATTCCGGTGCTGCCAATCGGCTACGGCGACGCGCTGCCGATCCTGAAGCAGTTGAAAGGGCCGGTCGCCCCGGTCGAATGGCGGGGCGCGCTGCCAGTGACGTATCACCTTGGCCCCGGCCCGGCGCAGCTGCACATGAAGCTGTCGTTCGAGTGGAAAAACCGTCCGCTCTACAACGTGATGGTGACCATTCCCGGCACCACGCGCGTCGACGAATGGGTGATCTTCGGCAACCATCACGACGCGTGGGTGATGGGCGCCGACGATCCGATCAGCGGCGCCTCGTCTTTGATGGAGACGGCCCGCGGTCTTGGCGAATTGCTCAAGACCGGCTGGCGGCCCTCGCGCACGATCAAGATCGCGTTGTGGGATGGCGAAGAGTGGGGCTTGCTCGGATCGACCGAGTGGGCCGAGAAGAACAACGCCGAGCTCAAGCAGAAGGCGGCGGTCTACATCAACACTGACGGCACGGGTAAGGGTTGGCTGAATGCCGGCGGTTCGCACGGCTTGCAGCAGTTCCTCGGCGAAGTGGCCAAAGAGATCATGGATCCGCGCACCGGCAAGCCGGTGTTCGACGAGGGCCGCCGCCGCGCCATCCTGGGCCACCCGGAGTCCGAGCGCAAGGCAGCGGAGGCCGATCCGTCGTTCCGCATTGCCCCACTCGGATCGGGCTCGGACTTCACGCCGTTCCTGCAGCACCTCACGCTGTCGTCGCTCAACGTCAGTTTCGGCGGCGAGAGCCCGGGTGGCGTGTACCACTCCGCGTACGACACCATCAAGTGGTACCAGACCTATTCGGACACCGACTACAGCTACGGCCGCACGCTGGCGCAGTTGACCGGCACGCTGATCCTGCGCCTGGCCGATGCGCCGGTGCTGCCGTTCCAGTTCACCGACACGGCCGACACGCTGATGCGCTACGTGGTCGAGCTCGAAGCGCTGGCGGCGACGAAGAAGGAGTCGAACGTGGACCTGCGGCAGGTGCGTTCGGCGGTGGAGAAGCTGCGCGATGCCGGCCGCGCGTTCGAGAAGGCCTACGGTTCGCTCGGTCGCGCCAACACGCAAGCGCTGCAGGCACGCAAGGATCTGCAGGCGCTCAACCAGTTGCTGATCACGTCAGAGCGAAAACTGGGAAACACCGAAGGCCTGCCCCGTCGCGAGTGGTTCAAGCACCAGATCTACGCGCCGGGCTTCTACACCGGCTACGGTGTGAAGACCATGCCTCAGATTCGTGAGGGACTGGAAGAAGGCCGCTTTACCGAGGCGCAAGGCGGCGTGCGCACCGTGTCGTCAGCCGTGAACGCCCTGGCCGCGCAAGTGGAAGAAGCGACGAAGGCGTTGCAGCAGGCGGTGAAGTAG
- a CDS encoding tetratricopeptide repeat protein — MAEAIALQASASAQDVTFTTDIAPIVFKSCVSCHRKGGPAPFALTTYDEVRRRATQIATVTKSRFMPPWKVEPGVGHFVGQDPLNDEQIARLETWAAAGAPEGDPGALPALPKLPDGWLLGQPDLIVKPSRAYTLAPQPTDAFRIFAIRLPVTKRTYVRGIEFHPGNPRVVHHANIRIDRTDATRKLDEADPLPGYDGLMPRSAEYPDGHFLGWTPGQVAPLVPPDLAWTLEPGSDLVVQLHLQPSGAVEQVLPEIGLYFSDQPPTRTPTILRLGSQAIEIPPGEPRYVIRDAYTLPVDADLLAVQPHAHYRARKIRGTAHLPDGTSRVVMHITDWDFRWQHVYRHATPIRLPKGTRLSMEYTYDNSADNIRNPELPPAKVYWGQRSKDEMGDLWFQLLAANDRDRQLMRDQIATKMTVEDIAGYETMLRVDPSDVELHDDVALLYMGIGQMAPAIRHFEATVTLKPDSAAARFNLGTALAQAGRLDDATAAFRAALARRPDYALAHNNLGQVLLAQGKTGYALKHLQEAVRLDPANPQALFGLSEAYAMSGSFDLAIEMIDRAIKLPMPEALAPRVLARRAEYLRRLPQ; from the coding sequence ATGGCTGAAGCCATCGCCCTCCAAGCGTCTGCCAGCGCGCAGGACGTGACTTTCACAACAGACATCGCGCCGATCGTCTTCAAGTCGTGCGTATCGTGTCATCGCAAGGGCGGTCCGGCGCCGTTTGCCCTCACCACGTACGACGAGGTGCGCCGACGCGCGACGCAGATTGCCACGGTCACCAAGAGCCGCTTCATGCCGCCATGGAAGGTGGAGCCCGGCGTTGGCCACTTCGTGGGACAGGACCCGCTGAACGACGAGCAGATCGCCCGGCTCGAGACGTGGGCGGCCGCTGGCGCGCCGGAGGGTGATCCGGGTGCGCTGCCGGCGCTGCCGAAACTGCCCGACGGCTGGCTACTGGGACAACCGGACCTGATCGTGAAGCCATCGCGCGCGTACACGCTGGCGCCGCAGCCGACCGACGCGTTTCGCATCTTCGCCATCCGCCTGCCCGTGACGAAGCGAACCTACGTTCGCGGCATCGAGTTTCACCCCGGCAATCCGCGGGTGGTGCATCACGCCAACATCCGCATCGATCGCACGGATGCCACGCGCAAGTTGGACGAGGCGGATCCGCTGCCCGGGTACGACGGCCTGATGCCGCGATCGGCCGAGTACCCCGATGGCCACTTCCTTGGCTGGACCCCTGGCCAGGTCGCGCCCCTCGTGCCGCCCGATCTGGCGTGGACGCTCGAGCCGGGCAGCGACTTGGTGGTGCAGTTGCACCTGCAGCCGAGCGGAGCGGTGGAACAGGTGTTGCCCGAGATCGGCTTGTACTTCAGCGACCAGCCGCCCACGCGGACACCGACCATCCTGCGGTTGGGTTCCCAGGCCATCGAGATTCCGCCTGGCGAGCCGCGCTATGTGATTCGCGATGCCTACACGCTGCCGGTCGATGCCGACCTGCTGGCGGTGCAGCCGCACGCCCACTACCGCGCCCGCAAGATCCGCGGCACGGCGCACCTGCCGGACGGGACGTCGCGCGTGGTGATGCACATCACCGACTGGGACTTCCGCTGGCAGCATGTCTATCGCCACGCTACGCCGATTCGCCTGCCGAAGGGCACGCGGCTGTCGATGGAGTACACCTACGACAATTCGGCCGACAACATCCGCAATCCTGAGCTGCCGCCTGCCAAGGTCTACTGGGGCCAGCGTTCGAAGGACGAGATGGGCGACCTCTGGTTCCAGTTGCTCGCGGCCAACGACCGCGACCGCCAGCTGATGCGCGATCAAATCGCAACCAAGATGACCGTCGAGGACATTGCCGGCTACGAAACGATGCTGCGCGTGGATCCCAGTGACGTCGAGCTGCACGACGATGTGGCGTTGCTGTACATGGGGATCGGGCAGATGGCGCCGGCAATCCGGCACTTCGAGGCGACCGTGACGCTCAAGCCCGATTCGGCGGCGGCTCGCTTCAACCTGGGCACCGCCCTGGCCCAGGCCGGCCGCCTCGATGATGCGACTGCCGCTTTCCGTGCCGCTCTCGCTCGCCGTCCCGATTACGCGCTGGCGCACAACAACCTGGGGCAGGTATTGCTCGCGCAGGGAAAGACGGGTTATGCCTTGAAGCATCTGCAGGAAGCGGTTCGCCTCGACCCGGCGAACCCGCAGGCGCTGTTTGGATTGTCCGAAGCCTACGCGATGAGCGGGTCGTTCGACCTGGCGATTGAGATGATCGATCGAGCCATCAAGCTGCCCATGCCCGAGGCCCTGGCGCCGCGCGTGCTGGCGAGGCGCGCCGAGTATCTCAGGCGCCTGCCGCAATAA
- a CDS encoding M23 family metallopeptidase, whose product MRFFRLTVLALVVIAIAGAGAGWYLAGREAGPSITIKSPDQFVGRASALDVVAESATPVVAMHATLEQNGQSTMVASYGNDGTGQTQVSLSGALGKTTIPTLVSGPATLTVTASRQAFFGLRTVESAITRELQVRLDPPRVAVISIHHFINLGGAEFVVMRATPDDVDAGVKVGDAEYPAYPGSAVGIADPAVRVAFFALKHDQDVNVRMSAFARDLAGNEVTTPLEHKPTNKKFLQSRIPIDQRFLDRVVPAIASNTPELKVDTSSPEGLLKGFLTINGDLRKQNGDTITALAAKTQPKMLWTEAFAQMGNSQVESRFADRRTYFFGDEEIDRQVHLGFDLASVQRAPVNASNAGVVVFADYLGIYGNCVIVDHGLGVQSLYAHLSTIGTKVGDTVAKGQELGRTGATGLAGGDHLHFTILLQGVPVNPIEFWDPQWMRDRVLRKINEAGGTR is encoded by the coding sequence ATGCGCTTTTTCCGCCTGACTGTTCTTGCCCTCGTCGTCATTGCCATCGCCGGCGCGGGCGCCGGTTGGTACCTCGCCGGTCGCGAAGCTGGACCGTCAATCACCATCAAGTCGCCCGATCAGTTCGTGGGTCGCGCCAGCGCACTTGATGTGGTGGCGGAGTCGGCGACGCCAGTGGTGGCGATGCACGCCACGCTCGAGCAGAACGGGCAGTCAACCATGGTGGCGTCGTACGGCAACGACGGCACGGGGCAAACGCAGGTCAGCCTGTCGGGCGCACTCGGCAAGACCACCATCCCCACCCTCGTCAGCGGGCCCGCCACCCTCACGGTGACCGCGTCGCGCCAGGCCTTCTTCGGACTGCGAACGGTTGAGTCGGCGATCACGCGCGAGTTGCAGGTACGGCTGGATCCGCCCAGGGTTGCGGTCATTTCCATCCACCACTTCATCAACCTCGGCGGCGCCGAGTTCGTTGTCATGCGAGCCACGCCAGACGATGTGGACGCGGGCGTCAAGGTGGGCGATGCCGAGTATCCGGCCTATCCAGGCTCGGCGGTGGGCATTGCGGATCCTGCGGTCCGGGTGGCGTTCTTCGCGCTCAAGCACGACCAGGACGTCAACGTCCGCATGTCGGCATTTGCCCGCGATCTGGCCGGCAACGAAGTGACCACGCCGCTCGAGCACAAGCCAACGAACAAGAAGTTCCTGCAGTCGCGCATTCCCATCGACCAGCGCTTTCTCGATCGGGTCGTTCCAGCCATTGCCTCGAACACGCCTGAGCTGAAGGTTGACACCAGCTCACCTGAAGGATTGCTGAAGGGGTTCCTGACCATCAACGGTGACCTGCGCAAGCAGAACGGGGACACCATCACGGCCCTCGCCGCGAAGACCCAGCCGAAGATGCTGTGGACCGAAGCGTTTGCGCAGATGGGCAACTCGCAGGTCGAGTCGCGCTTCGCCGATCGCCGGACCTACTTCTTCGGCGACGAGGAAATCGACCGGCAGGTGCACCTCGGCTTCGACCTGGCCTCGGTGCAGCGGGCGCCGGTCAACGCCTCGAACGCCGGCGTGGTCGTGTTTGCGGACTACCTGGGCATCTACGGCAACTGCGTGATCGTCGATCACGGACTGGGCGTGCAGTCACTCTACGCGCACCTGTCTACGATTGGTACGAAGGTCGGCGACACCGTCGCCAAGGGCCAGGAACTGGGCCGCACCGGCGCCACCGGCCTGGCCGGCGGCGACCACCTGCACTTCACGATCCTGCTGCAGGGCGTGCCGGTCAATCCGATCGAGTTCTGGGATCCCCAGTGGATGCGGGATCGGGTGTTGCGGAAGATCAACGAAGCAGGCGGAACGCGCTAG